The following nucleotide sequence is from Ailuropoda melanoleuca isolate Jingjing chromosome 12, ASM200744v2, whole genome shotgun sequence.
TGCCTTCAGGCCACATCAGCCCTGAGCCAAGGCGGCCTTGATGGCAGCCACCAGCTTCAGAAACTTGCTCTCCGTGTCCACGTAGCCATCACCTctctggggagggaaagaagcaggaaggGGTGAGACCCCAAGGCCCAGCCAGCCTGAGAACAAGGCGAGACGGACGGACAGACAGGTGGACGGACAGACAGCCATACCTTCTTGGAGTGAACCAACTTCCCGGCTACCATCACTTCAAAGAAGCCGGTGGCCTGGGGAGTCCCCTCGCCGCACTGAGGAGAGAGAGAtgttgctgggggggggggggtgcggccCACTTGGGGACACCTGCACCTTCCCAGGAAATGGGAGATTATGGGGTGAAGGATAGGGCCGGCCCGAACCGTGCTGTCACCTCAGGGCTGAGAGACACACAAGGAGACCCATCTCTGattctctcccccatctcccagaCTCACGATGTCCAGGCATCCGGGGAACTCATCTTCTAACTTCTTCTTGAGCTGAAGATACTGGGAAGGAGGTGTGGGGGTCACAACAGGGGTCAACAGGGGCCAGGCCAACTCGCCCTCCTCCCTTATCTTCCAGGGACACCTTGGGGCTGGCCACTCTGCTTACCTTGGACTTGTAGCCTCAAGCGCCACTGGTGGGAGGGAGTCCAAGAGAgagggcaggtgcagggagaggagggaaggggggcaggtCGACACACAAAGGGAAACAGAAGGGGACCCAGGAAGACATGAAGAGGAATGCAGACACAAACCCAAAGAGcggacagagagaggagaggacagacacacagagaatgTTGGAAGGGGCACGGGACCGGACAGGGGACAGGAGGAAGACACCCAGACACAAGGAAAGCCGAcacagagcaggtgggagggagggagggaaacagagaacCGGGTTAGGATGAGAACCACAGACTCACTCTCCCCATCCACAGCCCCGGGGGAAGGTGTGGGAAAACCTTTACTCCAGGATCCCCAGGCCCTCCCAGTCCTGAGGCCGGAATCCAAACGCTTCCCCACCCACCAACCGCAGGCTATTCCAGGACCGGAGTCTGGAGCACAGGCCTCGTGGGGGCCTCAAAATGTCACTCCACCCTCTGTTTGGCAGAAGGTGCGGGGACATTTCTGACGCCCAGGCCCATCTGAGCCTTGCAAAATCAGCGGCTGGGCCGCAGGGCATTTCACGGGAGCTTCGGAGCTGACCCCACCATCCCCTATAACGAACACGGACCTAATAGTCTCCTCCCGCAATGACTCTGGGGGGAGAAAGGCGCTGACCGTGCATTTACTAAGCGCCCACAGGCAGGCCTGTCTGTGCAGGTCCGCACAGTGCTGGGTGCCAGCCGGGGTACGCAGCAGTCACCGCGAGAGAAAATCCCCTGTCCACTCGGGGCTTTTTCACGCTAGCGGGGAAGCTGGAGCAAACGTGCACTCCCTCCGCGGTCACTACCGGGatcactctctccccctctgcagatggggaaacccAGACCCGAAAGGAAGGAGGGTTACTAACGATGGGCACCCCCAGTCTTCATTCCTTTCAAACCCACTCTGGAACATTCTCGAACCTTCCCGACTCTCGCCGTCCCCACCCCATGACTGTTCATGgtactgggggaggggaagcctaCGCGTTGACAGAGGCTCCTCTCTCATTACAAAAGTGACCCCCACCCGCTCCGCAAACGGAGCCCCCGGAGTCGGGTGTCTTAAATGGCCACACACGTGTCTCGGTTCCACCTTCGATAACCTGAGCTGTCCTGAGTGCCACGCACTGGGGAGGTGGGTCAACGCCCTTCCTTCTCGCCGGTCCCCTCACGCCCACCCCACCCGCAAGGAAACCCTTTTCTCAGGGAGGGATCCCCGTGGGTCcagtccccagtgcccagcaccgTCGGGCCGAGCATGAGCTCCGGGCGGGGGTGACGGAGGGGGCCCCCGGCCGTCATGCTTACCAATAAACGACTCGGATGGCGAGGGCCATGGCTGGGGACCGCAGCATGGGCGGGACGCGCACGGCGACCCACCTGCGGCGTGGACGGGCGAACTCCGCGGCTCCGCAACCGCGGCACAAAGGTAGTTACTCGGCCTTCCACGGCGCGAACCAacgcgggggggggcggggacggCGGGGGGCGGCGGACCCCCACGGCGGGGGTCCAGGGACCCTGCGGCCCTCCACCCTGAGCCCCCACGCAGtagtcccctcccttcccctgatgGGGTCAGGCCGCGTCCCGACAGAAGCCCCG
It contains:
- the SELENOW gene encoding selenoprotein W: MLRSPAMALAIRVVYCGAUGYKSKYLQLKKKLEDEFPGCLDICGEGTPQATGFFEVMVAGKLVHSKKRGDGYVDTESKFLKLVAAIKAALAQG